The following nucleotide sequence is from Chromobacterium rhizoryzae.
ATGTCGTTGGCCAGCGCCACATGGGGAATCAGCAGGCCGGCCAGCAGCGTGGTCAGCAGGCAGGCGACGGCGGCGGCGATGTAGCCGGCGCGGGAGCGCGGGCTGTCCTGCTCTTCGAACAACAGGCTGGCGCCGGTCTTGGCGGCGCCGGCGTCCTCCGCTTCCAAGTCGTGGGCCACCACGTAGAGATCGATGTCGCCGGAGCGGCGGCTCAGCTCGTTGACCAGGGTAGGGCGCCACAGTCGCGACCAGCGGCCGCGGACGGATTTGCCCACCACCAGCTTGGAGACGTTGCGGCTGCGGGCGTAGGCCAGCAGCGTGGGCGCCAGTTCGTTGCCGCCCAGCACCGTGGTTTCCGCACCCAATTCCTGCGCCAGCCTCAGGCCCTTGAGCACGCGGGCGCGCTGCTCTTCGGACAGTTTTTGCTGGCGCGGCGTTTCCACGTAGACGGCGATCCAGTCCGCGTCCAGATTGGCGGCCAGGCGCTTGGCGCTGCGGATCAGCTTGTCGATGCCGGCGCTGGCGCCGACGCAGACCAGCAAGCGCTCGCGCGCGTGCCAGACGGGGTTGATGGACTGGTCGGCGCGGTAGGCGCGCATCTGCGCGTCCACGCGGTCGGCGGTGCGGCGCAGCGCCAGTTCGCGCAAGGCCAGCAGATTGCCCTTGCGGAAGAAGTTCTTCACCGCGCGCTCGGCCTGCTGCGGCAGATAGACCTTGCCGGCGGCCAGCCGGCCCAGCAGCTCGTCCGGCGGCAGGTCCACCAGCGCCACTTCGTCGGCGCGGTCGAACACGTGGTCGGGCAGGGTTTCGCGCACCACGATGCCGGTGATCTGTCCGACCACGTCGTTCAGGCTTTCCAGATGTTGGACATTGAGGGTGGTGTAGACGTCGATGCCGGCGGCCAGCAGCTCCTCCACGTCCTGCCAGCGCTTGGGGTGGCGCGAGCCGGGCGCGTTGGAGTGGGCGAATTCGTCCATCAGGATCAGCTGCGGCCGGCGCGCCAGCGCCGCGTCCAGATCGAACTCGGACAGTTCGTGGCCCTTGTAGGCGATCCGCCGCGGCGGCAGCAATTCCAGGTCCGCCAGTTGCGCCTGGGTTTCCTTGCGGCCGTGGGTTTCCACCACGCCCACCAGCACTTGCACGCCTTCCTGGCGTCGGGCGCGGGCCGCCGCCAGCATGGCGTAGGTCTTGCCGACCCCGGCGCAGGCGCCGAAGAATATCTTCAGCCGGCCGCGTTGGGCGTCCAGTTCTTCGCGTTTCAGTTCATCCAGCAGCGCGTCCGGATCGGGACGGATGTCGGGCATGGCTTGTCCTGTTTTTTAGCCGCGGAAGCGGGGGATTCCGCGGCTCGTTCTTATCAGCCGCGCGGCTGGTCCAGCGCCAGGTTCAATTCCAGCACATTGACGCGCGGCTCGCCAAGCAGGCCGAAGGTTTCGCCTATCACCCGGCTCTCCACCAGCTTGCGCAGCGCGGCCGGCTCCATCTTGCGGGCGGCGGCGACGCGCTCCAACTGGTAGAAAGCCGCGGCGGCGGAAATTTCAGGGTCCAGGCCGCTGGCCGAGGCGGTGACCAGGTCCACCGGCACCGGGCCGGTCTGTCCCGGATGGGCGGCGCGGATGCGTTCCACATTGGCCTTCACCGCGTCCAGCTGCGCCGGGTTGGTGGGGCCCAGGTTGGAGCCGCCGGACCCGCCGGCATTGTACGGCATTGGGCTGGTGGCGGACGGGCGGCCCCAGAAATATTGCGGGCCGGTGAAGTTCTGGCCTATCAGCCGCGAGCCGACGATCTTGCCGTCGCGTTCGATCAGGCTGCCGTTGGCCTGGAAAGGGAACAGCGCCTGGGTGGCCCCGGTGGTGAGCAAGGGGTAGGCGAGGCCGGTGATCAGGGTCAGGCCGCCGAACACCACCAGCAGCGGGCGTAACAGTTTCATTTGCTTTGTCCTTTCAGTGCTCATGCCAGGCTCAGCGCGCCCAGCAGCATGTCGATCAGCTTGATGCCGGCGAAGGGCACCAGCAGGCCGCCCAGGCCGTAGATCAGCAGGTTGCCGCGCAGCAGCTCCGCCGCGCTCTTGGCTTGATACTTGACCCCCTTCAGCGCCAGCGGGATCAGGAACACGATGATGACGGCGTTGAAGATCACCGCCGACATGATGGCCGAGGCCGGGCTGTTCAGGCCCATCACGTTCAGCGCGTTCAATTGCGGATAGGTGCTGGCGAAGGCGGCCGGAATGATGGCGAAGTATTTGGCCACGTCGTTGGCGATGGAGAAGGTGGTCAAGGAGCCGCGCGTCATCAGCATCTGCTTGCCGATTTCCACGATCTCGATCAGCTTGGTGGGGTTGGAATCCAAGTCCACCATATTGCCGGCTTCCTTGGCCGCCTGGGTGCCGGTATTCATCGCCACCGCCACGTCGGCCTGGGCCAGCGCCGGCGCGTCGTTGGTGCCGTCGCCGGTCATCGCCACCAGCTTGCCCTCGGCCTGATGGCTGCGGATCAGCTTGAGCTTGGCTTCCGGCGTGGCTTCGGCCAGGTAGTCGTCCACGCCGGCCTCGGCGGCGATGGCGGCGGCGGTCAGCGGGTTGTCGCCGGTGATCATCACCGTCTTGATGCCCATCTGGCGCAGTTCGGCGAAACGCTCCTTGATGCCGCCCTTGACGATGTCCTTCAGTTCGATCACGCCCAAGGCGCGATTGCCTTCCGCCACCAAGAGCGGGGTGGAGCCGCGGCGGGCCACTTCATCGGCGCTTTTCGCCAGCGCGTCCGGGAACTGGCCGCCCAGTTCGGCGATGTGGCGGCGGATGGCGTCGATGGCGCCTTTGCGGATCCGGCGGCCATCGTAGTCTATGCCGCTTATCCGGGTTTGCGCGGTGAAGGGGATGAACGCGGCTTCATGGCTGGCCAGCTCGCGCTGGCGCAGATTGAACTGCTTCTTGGCCAGCACCACGATGCTGCGGCCTTCCGGGGTTTCATCGGCCAGCGAGGCCAGCTGGGCGGCGTCGGCCAAAGCCTGTTCGCTGACGCCGGGCGCCGGAATGAAGGTCGAGGCCTGGCGGTTGCCCAGGGTGATGGTGCCGGTCTTGTCCAAGAGCAGCACGTCCACGTCGCCGGCGGCTTCCACCGCGCGGCCGGAGGTGGCGATCACATTGGCGCCCATC
It contains:
- the kdpC gene encoding potassium-transporting ATPase subunit KdpC — translated: MKLLRPLLVVFGGLTLITGLAYPLLTTGATQALFPFQANGSLIERDGKIVGSRLIGQNFTGPQYFWGRPSATSPMPYNAGGSGGSNLGPTNPAQLDAVKANVERIRAAHPGQTGPVPVDLVTASASGLDPEISAAAAFYQLERVAAARKMEPAALRKLVESRVIGETFGLLGEPRVNVLELNLALDQPRG
- the kdpB gene encoding potassium-transporting ATPase subunit KdpB, with amino-acid sequence MNDINHSKLPAAQPVQAGHRSAAKSMLDPSLVKPAIVDSFKKLSPRAQWRNPVMFVVYIGSILTSALWVQSLAGQGEAPSGFILAVALWLWFTVLFANFAEALAEGRSKAQAASLRSAKKNVVAKKLSGPSHDAGKTVIDGSSLRKGDYVLVEAGDVIPVDGEVIEGVASVDESAITGESAPVIREAGGDFSSVTGGTRVLSDWIVVRISVNPGETFLDRMIAMVEGAKRQKTPNEIALTILLVALTIVFLVVTVTLLPFSLFSVEAAKAGSPIGITTLVALLVCLIPTTIGGLLSAIGVAGMSRMMGANVIATSGRAVEAAGDVDVLLLDKTGTITLGNRQASTFIPAPGVSEQALADAAQLASLADETPEGRSIVVLAKKQFNLRQRELASHEAAFIPFTAQTRISGIDYDGRRIRKGAIDAIRRHIAELGGQFPDALAKSADEVARRGSTPLLVAEGNRALGVIELKDIVKGGIKERFAELRQMGIKTVMITGDNPLTAAAIAAEAGVDDYLAEATPEAKLKLIRSHQAEGKLVAMTGDGTNDAPALAQADVAVAMNTGTQAAKEAGNMVDLDSNPTKLIEIVEIGKQMLMTRGSLTTFSIANDVAKYFAIIPAAFASTYPQLNALNVMGLNSPASAIMSAVIFNAVIIVFLIPLALKGVKYQAKSAAELLRGNLLIYGLGGLLVPFAGIKLIDMLLGALSLA